In the genome of Fusarium keratoplasticum isolate Fu6.1 chromosome 13, whole genome shotgun sequence, the window TCACCTCTAGCTGAGGTGTCGTCCTTGGTACCGTCTGGAACAAGAGACACCTTGTCATATGGTGGCGCGACTCGGTTTTACGCGGGAGCCGGGCTGTGTTCATTACCGTTGGGCTGCGGGTAGCCGTCGGTTCCCGAAcagcttggtgttgaagacaAATTAGTACGCTAAGGCTCAGAGATTAGTCTTTCCTCAGGTGGCAGAGATTCCTTGGGCCAGCTGTTCAAGGCTTCAGCGAGAGGGACCTCTTGGCTGGAGGCGTCTACCACGGCCGGGGACCGGTGCCTAGATGTCTTCTTTGTCATCCACTTCGCTGACGgtgccgtcgtcatcgtcgtcgaggacgaaCGGAGACTAGAGATGTAAAAGACGGGCGACCTTATTATCATGGTGACTAAGCGACGTGCCAATACCGGCTTGACAGCAACAAGCGCTGTCAAGTTGAAGGCTCTTTGATGCCAGTGGAAATGAAGCAGACATGAGGAGAGCGTGGGATAAGGCTTTGAAGTTATTGTGGACTCTTATAGACCTAGCTAGCTAACAAGTCTCACGTCTTACTTGGGTTTGGCGCCAAGAGAGTCCGCCTGGAGGTTTTGAGCTTTCGTAAAAACATCTGGCGCCTCTGTTGGGATATGGCTACCGTCTTCTCTATTCGCTATCCACTCTTTGTCATATTTCGTGGGATTCATTTCTGACCGGGAGATGGCAACTTGCCTGACAGTCCGCTCAAACATCTGCTCGTATTGAGTATAAGCACGGTCGCATCCCTCTGAACTAGGCCTCAAGTCTGCTTCCCAACGGTTCATTGAAAGAACGAACCGTCTGTTGTCGGAGGACTACAGTATCCTCCCTTCACACTTTCAATTACAGGGCAAAGGCGGTCTCCtcacaaaaaaaaaaaaaaaaaaacgcgtcgCTCACCTACGATCTCATGTATCGTGGGTCTTGTCAACTACCTCCACTTACTGATCCGCGAGTTGAACGACAGCGTTGTGTGGCGTCGGCTACCTGAGCCCTCAGCCGAGCTCACTCTCCAGCACCAACGTCCCGCTCTTCTTTCTTAGGTTACCATCCACAAGAGAGAACACAGGCATCCATCCAACAATGGTACTGTTGACTTTAGGGGTTTTGCATGCTTGTAGGAGCCTTGACCTATCCACATATTCCTTTTCTCTTTCAATACCATTAAGACACAGGCGTCAAGGGATAAGTCGCGCAATGGCTAGGCTATGAAAGTAAATAAGTATCTGGCTACGGTGGGAATCGGCCACTCTAAAGTGCAGTTAAGCTTTTGAAATGTCTCTAATTATACCTACCAACGCGTTACAATATCGGGAAAGACTTCACCATAGTGAGCAAAGCCTCGGCCATAAGCCCAGCCGGATCGCGATGAACAGTTCACTGGGTTGTATATCCCATTCTCGCAAGGCAGGCTATACATTACTGATATATCAAAGGATAATAAACGACTTGTAAGTGAGGTCAGATATGCATTTCAATTAATGTTATTACTACTCAAGTTAGAGCAGTCTGCCTGCCACCAAACGGAGAAACCACAGGCCTATTTTCCAAGTCGCGGCGATTCACTCCCAACCACCTTACCACCAACAGTAGATTTAAATGCTTTCGATAGTGGATTATCGGGCGAGCGATCCGCCACGACGTCCTCCTGGCTCTCAGTAGGGTTCTCCCGGTGAATCGGATCAATGCGCGACCGGTCCGCACCCACATCTGCCTCAGACTCGGTCGGCTGTGGATCATGCTTCTGTGAGAGAGGAGCCGACTTGTCCGAGGCTGCTGATTTTCCAGACGCCGGCTCTGCTGCGGATGTCCGATCTGCGATCGTTCGAACTTGGAGATAAGTTGAGGCGGTGATTCTTCCTCGAGCTTTACGAATGAAGGATGCCGTAAGCGCTCTTTGGGGTGTCATAGGCCGCATATTGCCGGATTCACTTCAAAGCGATGCTTGATTGTATGCAAGGAAGAAAGGTCTTGGTAGAAGGATGGGGTCCGTCTGGTGGAAGTGGGAAATTTTCTGGGATTGCCTCTGACTGCGGGGACACCTATCCAGATAtcgccttgcccttggcatACGCAACTAGGCGAGACATCAAGCATGAGGGGCTCGGAAGAGGGGATGGCTTGGCAAATCATGTTCCATCTCTGCGGGGAGGGGAACCACGTATTCCCTCTGAGTTTGGCCACTTTGACTGCTTCAGCGGGGGCATGCATCATGATGATGTCACAACTTGGAATTGTTGTTAACGCAGATGTATGTCAATCTCTAGTAGCTAAGATGTACGTACTACAAGTGACGGCGAGGGAGCTTACATGCGCCCGAAGTGCCGCACCGACTTGGAGTCTGGAATGCCATCTAAAATATTGCACGACGGCGAGACACAAAGTTCCTTTTATCCTTGACACATGTTGGGGGAAATACACCTCCCTACATCTTATATGGCAACCTAATAGCCCGCCAGTCCAGATGCGTCCCGCTTCCCTATGCCAGCCAGGACCCCTTCTTTCCTCCCAATCTTTTCACCCCTCTTCGAAGGCCCGTCTGTTACCCAGACTTCTGAGTGTATCCTCAATGGGCCCAGAATGCAGTCAAAAACATCCACCCACTCTAAATGGTGTGGCATCGACGGGTTTCTGTTATTGCGCGCGACCACGAGATGCTCATAAATGCCGATATCACTTGAGTTTGTCAGCACGTCCTTTCGCTTTGCGCTTCTATTTTGGTCAAGCCGGAATGAGAGAACTATTTTCTAATATTATCATTCTGGTAAACATTGTCTTCCCGGGCTGATTTGTTGCGTTATTTAAATTGTCTGCATCGATGGAAATCAACGCGGCGAGTAAGTCTGAGAGACTACTGTGAGCCGGTATTGTCGCTCCCGACATATATCTAGTCGGAAATCAATCACTCCTGACAATTGCTTCTTACAAGTATCTACGAGTATACGTTTCTTTTGATCACGATCCTTCCTACCTAGATAAGTAACATGAGATGAATATCTTAAACTGATCTGATGATCGGGTCTGCTCCATCTGGTGGGCGATAACTCGCCTTCCAGTTCATGATTCGACATCGGGGCTCTCTTGAACGCTTGTTGTAAGGCTCAAACTAATCGGCAGTCAGCGATAATGAGCAACCTGATAAGAGACCGGTGGCGTAAGAAAAGCACGTACAGAACACTGGCTGACACACAACCTGACCTGATATACCACCTACGAAGTACCTATCAACCCAGTGGTCTACTGATCTCCCATATCCATGCCAGATATAGGAGCTAGTGAGAGATCCGTGCCGTTTTGCGTGCATCGTCTTTGATAATTATGCCATCGCCTCTGTATTCTCGATCATGCATTGTCGGGGCAAGATGTAAGGGCGTTCGCCCGAGACAGCCAAGGTGCCGTGGACATTGGGAGGAAAGAATCATGTGATGAAGTCGTATCTTCTCGTGCTCCTGGGAAAGGTTGAGTATCCCCCTTCCGGCCAGAACAGGTAGAACGGTGATATAGATCGACCTGAAGCTGTGGCTTGAGCCTTGCTTCTCTTATACAGTGCACAAGCGATCGAGGGGAGGTACGGACCAGAGCTAATAGACAAAGAACTTGGGAGATAGATACGTCTGATCAGGCTAAAACCGCACTCCCTGAGACAAGGGCGACTAACTGGTTTCACCTCCCTACCTCTTTTACAAACGTCTTGCTTGACCGCTGAAGTACGGGTACTCTACATCCCGGCAGCGCAGTTGCAATATTCGTCCGTTGTCTCCTCAAGTCGTCTTCTCTGTGTCGTGCACGGATCGCCCTGGATCTTACAGGGCATTTGGTCACTGACCAATGCTTGGGCCTCCTTCGAACGTACGAGAGTCGGCGCCAAGCCCCTACAACCTTACAGATAGCCACCTCGGCTCGATAGTGGCAATGTGTAATTCGGCTGGCAAAGTGCATGATTGCTTTAGTGTGGCTGTACTCTCGCACCACCAAGTGACTGGCCGAGCGCTTTTGAGTTGCTCGCCTGCACTTGTCAGCCTGCCACAAGTGCCACTGAACCTCTAATGGCCCTATGCTTCCACCGCGATGTGGTCAGCTGCCCGCCATCAAGTCCTGTGGAGTCGGTCTGTGCTGAGGGGCTTTTATGGCTACAGCTGGTCAAGCAAGCCGTTTTTGGGCTTTCGATAGGGTTTGCGTCAAACCGAAAACGGACATGGACCAAAGCTATTTCTCTTTCCTCGGAGAAGGAATAACCTCTATTATCCATCACTTCAGCGCCCCTAGCGCCCACTCCACGGCAGAGCCATGCCTTGAAAGCTTTGGGAACGGGCTAAACGGCACTGGAGCAATGCTACGAATGTGAGCGCGATGATGCAAACCAAGACCATTTTTAGCTTCTGTCtttccagaagaagcagcaggcATCTGGGCCGGGTTGAATTTGATCAGCTCCTTGTAGGGTCATCATGCAGTATATCCTCTTCTATTTTAAACTCGAGCCGATCAAGCCGCTCCCTAGTTATTTGCGGCAACAGGGAATTAGCCAGAAAATGGTATCAGGACCCATTATCAGTGGTAATTGGTACAGTAGGTTAGCTATCCCTAACCTGAAATCCGCAGAAGGACCATAGAACACGTTGATCAGGCACCACGCTCCCCAGTATATAGTACGTACTCGTTGGCACTTTCCTATGTAGCAGCTACCTCATCTATCAATACAACTGAGTTACACTCAAAACCCTTGAGCACATTACTAGACATGACCAGCCCATTGTTCAACCCACGCGACAAATCTTCCTGCCAACATGAACCCAGCAtgaccggtttatcccttgggaaacaACACAATCGTCACAAATGGTGGTAACTTGCGGTTGCGGTGATTGAACGCAAACGCCTCATCGCCTGACCTTTCAATAGTTTGGGCCTGGAATCACCAACAGTGGAAAGCGGTTCCCACTATTTGTCAATAGTGCGCCACTAAACCCAAGATTGGTGGTAGCGGCGGAATTGCATGTTTAGCCTTGACTCTAACTTCGAACCCTACATTTCTATCTATCGAATACCCCAGTTCTAAGCTTCAGGATAAGTTTTTACAAGTAATGCTTTTCATATGTGGTGTCCTCCTGACAATGGTACGTGATACCGGTATCACAACAGCCTAGAGCCAAGCTGGTACTAAACGGTCTAGAACCCGCTTATTACTCAAGGCTACATTGGTGGACACAGCCATCAAGCCTCCGTCCTAGCGTCCGCCACACACAGATGGATACAAAGGAAAGACTTTAGTCCCCTTCGTCACTCTGTCGTTCGTACCCAGCCGTGTTTAAGATTGAGAAGACACACAACAACGGCAACCATGTCGTCGCATTATTTCAGGGGATGGCGGTCTGGTCTCGCTCGCTCcacggcagcggcagctgtGGTTACCGTCATTAACATCGTATTCCTCGGCGTCGCTGTTCCAGTGTTGGACAGGCCCACAAGCGATGGCACAAGTGATGGCAGCGAAGGTACCCTCTTCGCCGGAGACTGCAAAACGGCAAAGCAACTCAGTATCTGGCTGCATcttgccatcaacatcttGGCTACCGTGCTTCTGGCCGCTGGCAACTACACACAGCAAGTATTAACAGCACCAACCAGGCAGGAGATCGACTTGGCCCATAGTCAGAAGCAGTGGTTGGATATTGGCGTCTCGTCACTTCACAACTTAAGAAAGATATCCTGGAAGAGGGTTTTGGCATGGTCCATTTTAGCGCTTACCTCAGTTCCAATTCATCTGCTGTAAGACGAAAGCGCCTCAAACAGGAGTACGGGACCTGCTGACATCATAGGTACAACTCGGTCGTATCTTTCGAAACCAGTGTTAACCATTACTCAGTCTACCCGGCCAAGTGGAAAGACCTTGTTGATCCAAATTACAAGTTTGCTGATAAACGATACAAAGTCCTCAAGACATCTCTGGACGAGTTTGAGAGGATAGGAAATCGCGATTGTATTGTCATGTATGGTCGGGAGCTTATTTCAGACCGGTCGGATGTTATTCTCATTCTCGATCCCTCGACTCCGGATAGCGTCAGCCACTACACAGACTTGATAGGCGGGGACCCGATGGCATATGAGTCTACGCCTTATGATTGGATTTGCGCAAATGGCCGCTTCCGTTCAGCGACCTGCGACGTGTCTACTATTGCATCAGACCCAGATAACTGGAGGGTCCGGGCCTCGGATATTTCGAATGCAAACAACGAAACGCTTTTGAGAGTTGAATATTGCCTCAGCAAGCGAACACAGGAGCACTGTAGGCTAATTTTGAGCATTCCTATGTTAGCCGTTGTGGTTGGATGTAATGCTCTGAAGCTTGGGGGTATGATTATAGCGTGGTTATGCCTTGAGGAGCGGCCTCTTCTCACCCTTGGAGGTATAAAACCCAGTCAGAAAAGGACTAAACTACTGAAAACCTAGGCTTAGCTAAATATTCACCAGATGTCATTGCTTCCTTCCTCGAGAATCCTGACCCGGCAACCAAGGGACGATGTCTTTTATCAAAGGCCTCTAGACGGCCATTATCTTGGGAAACTGGGCCTAGGCCTTGGTCTCCAAAGAAGCACCACAGGGCGGCGTCTGTTTCACGAAGAAGATATGGAATCACTATAGGCCTGTATTGAACCATGATTGTATACGGCTATCACTGTTGAGCCGCGTTAACATGATCCTAGTTGCCTCGCCGCACTCGTAGTCGCGTCCATCTTTCTCGGGATGGGGATTCAGCACATATCCTACCTCAAGAGACCAAGTCTTGTTGATCTCTGGAACAGAGGTTTCGGAAAAGTGAGCGTCGATTCCCTGATCACCTTTACAGATGATGGCACATACAGTGTTCCAGCGATCAATATGATTCTCATTTCCAACTTACCGCAGCTGATTCTATCTCTCCTCTACACAGCAGTGAATGGCATGTGGACAGCCATGTTGGTTGGAGATGAGTGGAATAGCTATGGCATCAGACGCAAGGGGCTTCGTACGACATACCCAGTTGGTCATCAAAGAAAGACCTACTGGCTGTCACTTCCTCTGGTACGTGCAATTTCATCGACCAGCGGCCATGCTAACAACTATCCCCTCTTTGGGGCGTTAGGCATATGGAATTCCTCTTATAGTAGGGTCTACAGCACTCCATTGGCTGATCTCTCAGTCAATATTCTTCGTGAGGCTCGCTGTCTATAAGGATGATAAGCATGTCTTGGGTTACCAAGCCGtgggagaagacggcgatgtCAGCACGTGTGGCTACTCCCCCATCGCCATAGTCTTTTCTATTATCCTAGGGTCCTTGATAACGTTGATTACCATTGGCGGGAGCCTGAAGCGAATGGAACCGGCTACCCCTCTGGTTGGCACATGCTCCGCAGTGGTGAGTGCCGCCTGCCACGGACCAGCGGCGGATGAGTACGCGGCTTTAGGAAAATTGAAATGGGGGGTTCTCTCTGATAATAATGAATGGGGGTGGAATCATTGTTGCATCACGAGCTGGGGAGTGGAAAAACCGCAGCTTGGGAGATGGTACGAATGAAATCTCAAGCGGGAGGATATAAGGTACTTAGTAGGTAATCAGCAAGACCTGTAGTACTGACTGCCCAGGCTAGTCATCATGACGCCGAGGACGTGAAGCAGGCTACCGATGAAGAGCAGTCAGCGAGGGCCATATCTGTCGAACAAGGTACCAACGACAGGACCCTTTGAGCAAACCATTAGTGACGTTCCCTGAACCAGGAATTTGCACAATGGAGCCTGCCATACGTACCATGGTCATCATGAAAAAGATCTGCAGGGAAGGGATCCAAGCGATTTCACTTGAAGAGTAGGTGCTCAACAAGACGGTCTGATGATGTTCCTGGAAGACGCCAACACCTATATCGAGTAAAATTTTGTCAGACGAAACTCGACCTCAGATTAGCGCCGTAACTCACTGTTCAGCCATCCAAAACTACAGAACGAAGTGCACCAAGCACCCAGAACCACCAACCAAGCCGCAGTGCCACCGTCAGGAGCTTCAGCAGTGAGATATGGACTCGATTCTGCCTTGGTATTCTCCATTTAGGCTGCAGGTATCCCCGTCAAGTCAGAGGAGAGATGTGTCGGGTCTCTCCTCCCATATGGACCTTCCGGGAGTTCAGAAGTTGCGAGGGGCTCGTGCTGTGCTGGAGTGGACATGTTGACTTTTCTAGAATGGTAGCTTCGTAGTTGTTCAAATATTGAATGTTTTAGGGTGCAGCCATGAAGGGCGGCATGAGTTATAAGTAGCGGCTGGAGGTGTACGTAACTCGGTCCGGACAATCACGAGAGGACGGATTTTAGGTCATTTCATTCAATGCACAACCAGCACTTCGCAAGATCCACGGCTGGTTGTCTTCCTTCATTGGGCATCACGAATACCGAGTCCGTAGACGTGTAAGTCGGCCGAGCCCTCCAATCCAAACGAGTCAAGAAATCAACTCTCGGCCGAGAGCTCATGTGTCGACCGAGCCCGAGGGCTCCACCCCGACTCCGAAGTCTCCGTTGTGCTGCAAGAACAAGATTACGGCCCACTATTTGTCGGTGTATACATTGTCGTCTTTAGGTCCCGTGAGTGTTCTCGGTGATAGGCAAGCGTTCGGTGCACAGTTTTGATGTATATAAGAGGAACAGCGGGATAGTCTCATTTaccctcatcatcacacAAACCCAAGACATTCACCAAACATCCAGCATCTCAACTCTGCATAGAAACGGCAGTACTGTCCCTACaatctccatccatcatgtccctcaagatcatcgtcgttggtgcAGGCATCGCTGGCCTGGCATCGGCAGCCATGCTCCGAGCAGGCGCCGACGTCACCATCTTTGAGCGCGGGGACGCGAGCCAAGTCGCCGGTGGGCAAGGTCTTGTTTTTGGGCCCAACGCTGTCAAGATTGTCGAGAAAATTGGCTATGACCGCCGGCGCGTGCGAGCCGTCGAGAGCAAGGGCATTAAAGCGTACGATGGCGCAACCGGAGCGCTGGTCAAGACCATTCCGCTGGACATGAAAGTGACCTGGGGTGCCGACTGGCTGATGCACCTGCGCGTGGATGCAAGGGATGAGTTGCATCGCCTTGCGGTCCAGGACGGCCCCGGGAAAACGCCAGTGCTTCGTTACAAGACTACAGTGACAGACATTGATCCCGACACTGGAGTTGTCACGCTCGAGAATGGAGAGACTCTCCAGGGGGATGTCATAATCGGTGAGTCGATTCTTGTTTTCTACCGTACAGCAGAGTTAACGCCTCGATAGTGGCAGCCGGCATCCACACAAAGATCAAGGAAAAGATTGTGGGCAGCAGTGAATACTCCACAACGCCCACCGACCAGAGCATTTTTCGGTTCCTGGTGTCTTCAGAGAATGCCCAAAAGGTCGCTGGCCATCTTCCTGACTGGTGGAATCCCGAAGTGGGCGCCTACCTTTCCGTTACGCGACTCGACGACGGCACCAACAGGGCTGTTATCACGTACCCGTGCCATGACTTTCAATACGTCAACTTTAGCTGTGCCTTCCCCAACGAGTACCTCAAGCAAGGGGCTACAGAGTCGTGGTTCACTGACGGCGACATCAACGAGGTTTTGGACATCTTTAAGGACTTTCCTCCGCTTTATCGAAAATTCATGCAGTAAGTTTTCCGAGTCTCCCTCCGTCACCCATCCAAATGTAAGATCTGAAACTGAAACGGATAGATACGCCGAGGAAGTCAAAGTGTGGGAGCTCCGGGACCATGACCCTCTCCCCACCTATGTCCGCGGCCGGGCCGTCTTGATAGGCGACGCGGCGCACGCCATGGCGCccttccaaggccaaggagccgGGCAGGCAATTGAGGACGCCGAGGGGCTAAGGTTGTTACTCGAGCCAGGTGTGACACCACTAGATGTCCCAAGTATCCTCCAGCAGTGGGAGGCGGTACGGAGGCCTAGGGCGTCGCAGGTGCAGTTCAACACCCGCGTGGCGAGCGAGAAGCTGGATGAGGTGAATTCTTTCCAGAACATGAACTACAACTGGACGTACAATGGCATcaacgaggagctcaagaggACGTGAGAGGGGGTCCTTATTTCTCAGGCCGTGGTTAGTTGCTCTTTGTAGAATACAGATGTGCCTATAAACAGTTCTCCGCCCTCCATCGAGCCTTGTAGTTAAACATTGAAGACAGGCATTTAAAAATGACTTACACCCAAGGAAAAACGCGAGGTGGATGGGTTAACGTGCGTGAAACATCGAGAATAGCCTGTGGAAGGAAATTGTTGGTTGATTACCTCCCAGGCTGAAGTAGATTACCCCGTGCTAGCTGGGTCCCAAATCAAGGGTTGCTTTTACTGCACGGCAACTCCTTAATAATGGCCACGCACATATGGCAAGAGGTAGCAACAATAATGGCTCGTTCAGTATAGGGTGACTGGAAAGCCATGTTGGTATATGGTCTGGGAGCCTCGTGGTTAAGCTCTGCCCTGATTCGTCGCTCGGCGCTTGTTGTCATCCTCGGCCGCTTCCTCCAATCAGCTACCAGGATTTTCGGAGTTAAGGGCGGCAACCGCCGATGGCTCGACTGACATGGAATCGCCCACTTCCTCAAGCATACGCGTCTGGCATGGGCGACGTGTCGTTAGAAACTCTGTTGCAAAGTTCCTAGTGACATACATGCTCCTTAATACACAACGTCCTCAGTTCCTCATTCCGTGCCGATCAAAAACCATCCTGTCCTTCCCTCGCTCtccccttctctctctttccaAGCTGATGAACGCGTCCAGATCATGTCAACTCAGAAACAGTCAAGCCTTTCATCAGCAGCCATGGGGAGGAAGCGGAGGCGACCTGCTCTGGCCTGCGACCAGTGCCGGGCGCGCAAGATCCGTTGCGACAAGACTCACCCCTGTGCGGCGTGCCAGCGATCTCGGAACCAACATTGCACCTATGCGCCCCATCCACAGCCCAGAACGAAACTGACCTTGTTGAGCCCCTCTATACCATCTCCAATTGTCCACCCTGTCCAGGCTGCAGGCTTAGGGCATGGTACTTATCCCACCTCAGCACCAAAGCTCTATGAATCGGACAACTCCAACAGCTTTACCGGATCCAGACCGTCACCAGCTCTGGCAGGCCCCTTGTCGCAATCTGACGCCGCTCCGAGTACCGTTCAGCAGACGAACACCTCCATCCCTGGGGTCATGGCGCTCACACCGGACACCCTCCCAGGCGGTTCGACATACGCCAACGTAGCCTCCCTTGAATATCGGGTCAGACAGCTGGAGCAGGAACTGGCAAGGTCCCGTGAGCGAAGTGCTCATAACCACGACCGCGGTCCTCAATGCGAGGATGAACTTTGCGATAGAGTCGATCGCCAGGACAAGGCCGTGATCAGCAAAATGCAATATCTGGGGCGAAGTCACTGGTTTAATGTTGCACACCTTGTAAGGACTGCCTCAGCTACCCAGCTTTTGACCAGAGCCTCTTGCTGACCATGGCCAGATGCCCGTTCTCATAGACTTTCTCAAAGAAGTAGAGACAGACAGGGGCGATGTCTTTCGCCAGCTTCATAAGTGCAAGTCTTTGGCAAGAAAAGTCAAGGCCTGCCGTGTCCCAGACTCTGCCACCACTGCCTCTATTGGGAAGCGGATGCCCATGAGACAACTAGCAGATCAGCTCATAGAGGCATACTTGAGGACCTTTGAGACTGTGTACCGCACCATCCACGTTCCTACGTTCCGCGCCGAGTACGAAAGGTACTGGGCAGACCCCAAGGCAGCTGACGACTCCTTCGTCATTCTTCTGCAGCTTTGTATGGCTATCGGCGCCGCCTTTCAAGACGATACTTTCTCGCTTCGCATGTCCGCCTGCCACTGGGTTTTTGAGGCAAATCTCTGGCTCATGTTGGCCTGTAAGAGACATAGGACTAGCATCACGGGCATGCAGATCCTCTGCCTGTTGCATCACGCGAAAAACATCACTAATATGAGCTCCGATCTGAGCTGGATCGGTGCTGGAACTCTCCTTCATACAGCAACATATATTGGGCTCCATAAGGACCTAAAGTCGTTCCCCGGGATGACGGTACGCGAGGTAGAGATACGTCGGCGGCTGTGGGCTACAGTCTTAGAGATCGTCCTTCAAACCAGCCTAGACTCGGGGGGAACTCCTCTCATATCCCCAGAAGACTACGACACCGACCCACCCGCTAATTTTAATGATGAGCAGCTCATTAACCATCCTGAGTCGGCATCCCCAGGTACGGACGACGCCAAAGAGTGCACTGAGATGGCGGCCCAACTCGCCTTACTGAAAACCTGGCCAGCCCGGCTGGCTGTCGCCAAGGCAGTCAATTGCGTCCGCTCCACGGCCTCTTTCAACAAAACTCTTGCTGTCAACTCGGAACTCAGCACTTCTCTACAAGAAATGATGCGACGGCTGTGCAAGTTCCACGAGACGGGCGGAATCACATCGTTTCAGCTGAGATACTCCGAGTTCACCATGtaccgcttcttct includes:
- a CDS encoding Zn(2)-C6 fungal-type domain-containing protein — protein: MGRKRRRPALACDQCRARKIRCDKTHPCAACQRSRNQHCTYAPHPQPRTKLTLLSPSIPSPIVHPVQAAGLGHGTYPTSAPKLYESDNSNSFTGSRPSPALAGPLSQSDAAPSTVQQTNTSIPGVMALTPDTLPGGSTYANVASLEYRVRQLEQELARSRERSAHNHDRGPQCEDELCDRVDRQDKAVISKMQYLGRSHWFNVAHLMPVLIDFLKEVETDRGDVFRQLHKCKSLARKVKACRVPDSATTASIGKRMPMRQLADQLIEAYLRTFETVYRTIHVPTFRAEYERYWADPKAADDSFVILLQLCMAIGAAFQDDTFSLRMSACHWVFEANLWLMLACKRHRTSITGMQILCLLHHAKNITNMSSDLSWIGAGTLLHTATYIGLHKDLKSFPGMTVREVEIRRRLWATVLEIVLQTSLDSGGTPLISPEDYDTDPPANFNDEQLINHPESASPGTDDAKECTEMAAQLALLKTWPARLAVAKAVNCVRSTASFNKTLAVNSELSTSLQEMMRRLCKFHETGGITSFQLRYSEFTMYRFFLTLHQPILPQALQNPFYHFSRKISTDMSTRLAAITYLTPESRAFLPTPQATPSDWDFSRLFLCGSGPYRATQAQLILTLAVDLAQTLEEEPRSHYGTLTSGMTEVRSIIQSWHELCRERIRAGDTNVKALVSTACMLAHIDGVEARWSKPESDKMLREAAKKGAAECVELLQDMVGENSDTSEAGPSLDNTWQSLDLDDIGDFDFLGGWDWDDAAVAPGFYLDFNFTATGLGNISG
- a CDS encoding NAD(P)/FAD-dependent oxidoreductase family protein, with the protein product MSLKIIVVGAGIAGLASAAMLRAGADVTIFERGDASQVAGGQGLVFGPNAVKIVEKIGYDRRRVRAVESKGIKAYDGATGALVKTIPLDMKVTWGADWLMHLRVDARDELHRLAVQDGPGKTPVLRYKTTVTDIDPDTGVVTLENGETLQGDVIIVAAGIHTKIKEKIVGSSEYSTTPTDQSIFRFLVSSENAQKVAGHLPDWWNPEVGAYLSVTRLDDGTNRAVITYPCHDFQYVNFSCAFPNEYLKQGATESWFTDGDINEVLDIFKDFPPLYRKFMQSETETDRYAEEVKVWELRDHDPLPTYVRGRAVLIGDAAHAMAPFQGQGAGQAIEDAEGLRLLLEPGVTPLDVPSILQQWEAVRRPRASQVQFNTRVASEKLDEVNSFQNMNYNWTYNGINEELKRT